A single Bacillus sp. OxB-1 DNA region contains:
- a CDS encoding HesB/YadR/YfhF family protein, producing MDLVVTDAAANWFIEEVGLKEGDSVKFHGRYGGIDPVQFGFSLMFTRNEPIRAVASVKNSGILLFIEENDLWFFDGHDLHVDYNEKLDELSYTYVK from the coding sequence ATGGATTTAGTTGTAACTGATGCGGCCGCTAACTGGTTTATAGAAGAGGTTGGTTTGAAAGAAGGAGATTCAGTGAAATTCCATGGGAGATATGGGGGGATCGATCCTGTTCAATTTGGATTCTCATTAATGTTCACAAGAAATGAGCCAATTCGTGCAGTTGCAAGCGTTAAGAATAGCGGGATATTATTATTTATCGAAGAGAATGACTTATGGTTTTTCGATGGGCATGATCTCCATGTAGATTACAATGAGAAGCTAGATGAACTTAGCTATACGTATGTTAAGTAA
- a CDS encoding erythromycin resistance leader peptide — protein sequence MTYSMRLRFPTLNQ from the coding sequence ATGACGTACTCAATGAGACTTCGTTTCCCAACTTTAAACCAGTAA
- a CDS encoding MFS transporter, whose product MKNKWKRKFFAIYTGQFFSLLTSAAVQFSIIWWLTDTTGGSPLVLTLAGLAGFLPQALLGPVAGTITDRYSRKMMMILSDLTVASVTFALFVSMYFFEPSIQLVLLVLILRSIATAFHIPAMQALIPLMAPEEHLTKVAGWGQTVSSMSNIVGPAIGMSLLAASSIEWVLLLDVFGAVIASSILLFIHIPKVQRKETIDTTSILAEMKEGFDALVKHPILLKLTFIMTVVAVLYIPLGTYFPLITRNHFEQGVVEAGVVEVVFAVGLIAGGSLLGILGDRFDKVKTMAAGMMLMGIALVISGLLSSSLFYVFVVLAGLVGLAGPLFSGPFYAFIQTEIEPQLLGRVFGFVTSLSLLAVPIGYLVAGVLIKLAGVAALFSIIGVLIAINGVLAMKSK is encoded by the coding sequence ATGAAAAATAAATGGAAACGTAAATTCTTTGCTATTTATACGGGGCAGTTCTTTTCACTTCTAACTAGTGCTGCCGTGCAATTTAGTATAATTTGGTGGCTAACGGATACTACAGGAGGTTCACCGCTAGTACTAACTTTGGCTGGTTTGGCTGGATTTTTACCTCAAGCCCTGTTGGGTCCTGTTGCAGGTACAATTACAGATCGTTATTCACGAAAAATGATGATGATTCTTTCGGATCTGACAGTTGCAAGTGTAACTTTTGCTTTATTTGTATCGATGTATTTTTTTGAACCAAGTATACAGTTGGTCCTACTTGTGTTAATCCTTCGTTCAATAGCAACGGCATTCCATATTCCGGCAATGCAAGCGTTAATTCCACTAATGGCACCCGAAGAACATCTTACAAAGGTTGCCGGATGGGGACAGACAGTAAGTTCCATGTCCAATATCGTGGGTCCGGCAATTGGGATGTCATTATTAGCTGCAAGTTCAATTGAGTGGGTATTATTGTTAGATGTTTTCGGTGCAGTGATAGCAAGTAGTATTCTACTGTTTATTCACATACCGAAAGTGCAAAGAAAAGAAACAATAGACACTACAAGCATTCTTGCTGAAATGAAAGAAGGATTTGATGCACTTGTAAAGCACCCTATTTTGTTGAAGCTAACGTTTATCATGACGGTTGTTGCTGTTCTATACATTCCTCTTGGCACTTACTTTCCTCTTATAACACGGAATCATTTTGAACAAGGTGTTGTCGAGGCTGGTGTTGTCGAGGTTGTTTTTGCTGTAGGTTTAATTGCAGGGGGTTCACTGTTAGGTATTCTCGGCGATCGATTTGATAAGGTTAAAACAATGGCAGCAGGAATGATGTTGATGGGTATTGCATTGGTCATTTCCGGTTTGCTCTCATCTTCTCTCTTTTACGTTTTTGTTGTTTTAGCTGGCTTAGTCGGTTTAGCGGGACCTTTGTTTTCAGGGCCTTTCTATGCTTTTATACAAACAGAAATTGAACCACAGCTACTGGGGAGAGTCTTTGGATTTGTGACAAGTCTTTCATTATTAGCGGTACCGATTGGCTATTTGGTAGCAGGTGTATTGATTAAATTAGCGGGCGTAGCTGCTCTTTTTTCAATCATAGGTGTTTTAATTGCAATAAACGGCGTATTGGCGATGAAATCTAAATAG
- a CDS encoding Msr family ABC-F type ribosomal protection protein gives MEQICFELENVEVTFLDKKVLEIDRLAVHQLDRIGVVGKNGAGKSTLIKLLAGIAKPSKGKVGSHVSVGYFEQLEAPKPVEVDPRLLGKLHVHGAVDGLSGGEQTRLKLAQLFTHYYECLLIDEPTTHLDQEGISFLLDELRYYYGALVLISHDRAVLDELVTTIWEVEEGKVNVYSGNYSEYIAQKQLEREQQGKAHEQYMKEKSRLEKAAQEKMKKAEKIAKSSKKEPKAKPNRMIETKSKGTSQKAIQRAAKAIEQRVEKLEAVEAPKEENVIRFRQPKSLELHNKFPIMADRLTISAGDKLLLSEADFQFPLGRTIAITGSNGSGKTTLLRHVLANGKGLTISPKVVFGAYEQMDYQFTKDETVIGFIKDRSDYEESEIRSALHSMGFAGNDLKKNVRNLSGGEATRLVLCRLFLGRYNVLVLDEPTNFLDIFCIEALEQFLKGYEGTVLLVSHDRTFIDRVADDVYAIEEQKIKLKS, from the coding sequence ATGGAACAAATATGTTTTGAATTAGAAAATGTGGAAGTAACCTTTCTTGATAAGAAAGTATTGGAGATTGATCGGTTAGCTGTCCATCAACTTGATCGGATTGGTGTCGTTGGGAAAAACGGCGCAGGGAAAAGTACTTTGATAAAATTACTTGCAGGAATCGCTAAACCGTCGAAGGGAAAAGTTGGTAGTCATGTAAGTGTTGGATATTTTGAACAATTAGAGGCGCCGAAACCCGTTGAGGTTGATCCTCGGTTGCTGGGGAAATTGCACGTACATGGTGCTGTTGATGGATTGAGTGGTGGTGAACAGACAAGATTGAAGCTTGCCCAGTTGTTTACCCACTATTATGAATGCTTATTAATTGATGAACCGACAACACATCTGGATCAAGAGGGTATTTCCTTTTTGCTCGATGAGCTTAGGTATTACTATGGTGCACTGGTGCTAATCAGTCATGACCGGGCTGTATTAGACGAATTGGTTACAACCATTTGGGAAGTAGAGGAAGGAAAAGTAAACGTATATTCCGGGAATTACAGTGAATACATTGCACAAAAGCAATTGGAGCGAGAACAGCAAGGTAAAGCTCACGAACAATACATGAAAGAAAAGAGTCGTCTTGAAAAAGCAGCCCAGGAAAAAATGAAAAAAGCTGAGAAAATAGCTAAGTCATCGAAAAAGGAGCCGAAGGCAAAGCCTAATCGTATGATAGAGACCAAGTCAAAGGGAACAAGCCAAAAAGCCATACAGCGTGCGGCAAAAGCAATTGAGCAAAGGGTGGAGAAGCTGGAAGCTGTGGAAGCCCCGAAGGAAGAAAACGTCATTCGTTTTCGCCAACCAAAATCGCTTGAGCTGCACAATAAATTTCCGATTATGGCAGATCGATTAACGATTTCAGCAGGCGATAAATTACTTCTAAGCGAAGCTGATTTTCAGTTCCCGTTGGGTCGAACTATTGCTATTACGGGGAGTAATGGATCGGGTAAAACAACGCTCCTTCGACATGTTTTAGCAAATGGTAAAGGCCTGACAATTTCTCCTAAAGTAGTGTTTGGAGCTTATGAGCAGATGGATTATCAGTTCACTAAAGATGAAACAGTCATTGGGTTTATAAAAGATAGAAGCGACTACGAAGAAAGCGAAATTCGTTCCGCTCTTCATTCTATGGGGTTTGCGGGAAATGACTTGAAAAAGAATGTTCGTAATTTAAGTGGTGGTGAAGCAACTCGCCTTGTGTTGTGCCGTTTATTTTTAGGCAGATACAATGTCTTGGTTTTAGATGAACCAACCAACTTCCTTGATATTTTTTGCATTGAGGCTTTGGAGCAATTTCTAAAGGGATATGAGGGTACTGTCCTTCTTGTATCACATGACCGAACTTTTATAGACCGGGTAGCTGATGATGTGTACGCGATTGAGGAACAAAAAATAAAGCTTAAAAGCTAA
- a CDS encoding abortive infection family protein, with the protein MKKLPLNEEIAVAVSQVIDDALVVTRKPSHADLDNIILRNKLEKGDPKLSGYNKNVGKAKRVNAVLNWALEYDQEAGETFVSSLLSLIRGHGGFREDSPNFVGNEYIQNLQNSLKMEGIILASDGMITPIVLDNLSDIEMEKALEGYIRRAKKGASDAALLTGTSKDLLEAVAAHVITRLQGKYQQSNFPTLLGFSFYLLGLSTPETDGNNKVTSRFENSMYELGCSVNNLRNKQGTGHGRPFLPEITDIEAKAAIESMGIVSEFLLNKLKEKV; encoded by the coding sequence ATGAAAAAACTACCGTTAAATGAAGAAATTGCCGTTGCCGTCTCACAAGTGATAGACGATGCATTAGTTGTAACTCGGAAGCCTAGTCATGCAGATCTTGATAATATTATTCTTCGTAATAAATTGGAGAAAGGAGATCCAAAATTAAGTGGTTATAATAAAAATGTGGGTAAAGCCAAAAGAGTGAATGCAGTGCTAAATTGGGCATTGGAATACGATCAAGAAGCTGGGGAAACTTTTGTTAGCTCTCTTCTTTCATTAATTAGAGGACATGGAGGATTTCGTGAAGACTCTCCAAACTTTGTTGGCAATGAATACATCCAGAACCTTCAGAACTCGCTGAAGATGGAAGGGATTATATTAGCAAGCGACGGTATGATTACCCCAATTGTATTAGATAATTTATCTGATATAGAAATGGAGAAAGCACTAGAGGGCTATATACGCCGTGCTAAAAAAGGGGCTTCGGATGCAGCGTTGTTGACAGGGACTAGCAAGGATTTGTTAGAGGCAGTAGCCGCGCATGTTATCACGAGATTACAAGGTAAGTATCAACAAAGCAATTTTCCAACTTTATTAGGATTTTCATTCTACCTGTTGGGGTTATCTACCCCTGAAACGGATGGAAACAATAAGGTAACATCTCGTTTTGAAAATAGTATGTATGAATTAGGTTGTTCAGTAAACAATCTAAGGAATAAACAAGGAACTGGTCACGGTCGTCCATTTTTACCTGAAATAACTGATATAGAAGCAAAGGCTGCTATTGAAAGTATGGGAATAGTCTCCGAGTTTTTATTAAATAAGTTAAAAGAAAAAGTATAA
- a CDS encoding VanZ family protein: MKIKQRKLILTLLIIYTALILYFLFFGFGRPGATVGINEYRYNLIPNILPLRFPTISDFGYVQLWFFNFGNFAGFIPIGILIPLLYRCKFLWFVLLIFLSILTVETVQMVTFLGSFDIDDAILNTLGATVGFFAYKNGFRFASIRQSISVTIISAVILSIIVIGFSEFLNKSFTKIDGDVIALHELKTTEDRRVDNSLQSFEIGHEKIEPKINLYSSEGDKVESFTYTFDGKDIVLSLNFGIPDNASDYDGKVVISVNGQERETYSNKDRVSYEIPMGKVNELTITIEGNAKLWDVTFKEMKYWWK; this comes from the coding sequence ATGAAAATAAAGCAACGTAAACTAATCCTTACCTTACTAATCATCTACACAGCTTTGATTTTATACTTTTTGTTCTTTGGCTTTGGGAGACCTGGTGCAACAGTTGGCATTAACGAATACCGATACAATTTAATTCCGAATATACTACCTTTAAGATTTCCAACCATTTCAGACTTTGGATATGTTCAACTTTGGTTTTTTAACTTCGGTAACTTCGCAGGATTTATACCGATTGGAATATTGATTCCTCTTTTATATCGTTGTAAATTTCTTTGGTTCGTTTTATTGATTTTCTTGTCGATTCTCACGGTAGAAACGGTCCAAATGGTAACATTTTTAGGTAGCTTTGATATAGATGATGCAATCTTGAATACATTAGGTGCAACAGTAGGGTTTTTTGCATACAAAAATGGTTTTCGCTTTGCGAGTATTCGGCAAAGCATTAGTGTCACCATTATTTCTGCTGTTATCCTTTCAATAATAGTGATAGGGTTTTCGGAGTTTCTGAATAAATCTTTCACAAAAATAGATGGGGATGTTATAGCTTTACATGAATTAAAAACAACCGAAGATAGACGAGTGGATAACAGTCTTCAAAGTTTTGAAATTGGACATGAAAAAATTGAGCCGAAAATAAACTTGTATTCTAGTGAGGGCGATAAGGTGGAATCATTCACCTATACATTTGATGGTAAAGATATTGTCCTTTCTTTAAATTTCGGAATTCCTGATAATGCCAGTGACTATGATGGTAAGGTTGTTATTTCTGTTAATGGACAAGAGAGAGAAACCTATTCCAATAAAGACCGAGTTTCTTATGAAATTCCTATGGGGAAGGTAAATGAACTAACAATCACAATTGAAGGAAATGCAAAGCTTTGGGATGTTACATTTAAAGAAATGAAGTATTGGTGGAAGTGA
- a CDS encoding DUF4145 domain-containing protein: protein MENNPPYFYHFLEPVSKDLSRMANELEKSIYSSPQTMLMHARTFVEAVLQRVMVAEQLAGEDNLTLKDRIDLLERKNVLKKEVLDALHEVRMNGNSAAHETRNFRYSEALLSWEALYTIIRWYVKQYSPVDVNVPVYEDPEPTKGDETEVTELEARLQNMETLIRSNIQQQRGLNEELETAAVSGTPEDALPGLATVRTIVYKDRSLEVPHFLRDAFLLPQRFEKSERFLAMLAAEQEVRVMSELPNNLEGLHEDVEGFSEKNDEMLFKELKHFIEEEIARREIELAHPGKLILFYNTDYVIVTDQLASIPLTKEDFGSSPSLFHQLHEDQIERVGQLPKDLVTLTKYDSIDFKTVEELFGQLKRK, encoded by the coding sequence ATGGAAAATAACCCACCCTATTTTTATCATTTTTTAGAACCGGTATCCAAAGACCTATCCCGAATGGCGAATGAGCTTGAAAAGAGCATTTACTCCAGTCCACAGACTATGCTGATGCACGCACGGACATTTGTCGAAGCGGTTCTGCAGCGGGTCATGGTTGCGGAACAGCTGGCAGGTGAGGATAATCTTACACTCAAAGACAGAATTGATTTGCTGGAGAGAAAAAACGTGCTGAAAAAGGAAGTTCTTGATGCGCTTCACGAGGTGAGAATGAATGGGAACTCAGCGGCACACGAAACTAGGAACTTCCGGTATTCGGAGGCCCTTCTTTCTTGGGAGGCGCTCTATACAATCATCCGGTGGTATGTGAAACAATACAGCCCTGTGGATGTGAATGTGCCGGTTTATGAGGATCCCGAACCAACGAAAGGTGATGAAACCGAAGTAACCGAACTCGAAGCACGGTTGCAAAACATGGAAACCCTGATCCGTTCAAACATTCAACAACAGAGAGGTCTCAACGAGGAACTTGAGACAGCAGCAGTTTCAGGGACCCCTGAAGATGCACTGCCGGGTCTTGCTACGGTTCGCACAATCGTATATAAAGACCGAAGTCTGGAAGTCCCGCACTTTCTCCGCGACGCATTCCTGCTGCCGCAAAGATTCGAGAAATCGGAACGTTTTCTCGCAATGCTTGCGGCTGAACAGGAGGTACGGGTCATGAGCGAACTTCCGAATAATCTGGAGGGGCTGCATGAAGACGTGGAAGGGTTCAGTGAAAAAAATGATGAGATGTTATTCAAAGAACTGAAACACTTCATCGAAGAAGAAATCGCCAGACGTGAGATAGAATTGGCGCATCCAGGGAAGCTCATATTGTTTTACAATACGGATTATGTTATCGTTACCGATCAATTGGCGAGCATCCCCCTAACGAAAGAGGATTTCGGCAGCAGTCCAAGCCTATTCCATCAATTGCACGAAGATCAGATTGAAAGGGTTGGTCAGCTTCCTAAAGACTTGGTTACCCTAACTAAATACGACAGCATTGATTTCAAGACAGTAGAAGAACTGTTCGGGCAATTGAAGAGGAAGTAA
- the modB gene encoding molybdate ABC transporter permease subunit, whose translation MDLLLNKDFVQEFLSPVWLSLKIASIAGVVVIIMGTLAARLLARNSFKGKAILETILMLPMVLPPTVVGFFLIVIFGKNSMIGQAIEWLFKQPVIFTWWAAVIASIVVAFPLMYQSAKSGFQGVNLEIEEAARIDGANEWRIFIFISVPLASRALVSGSILSFARALGEFGATLMFAGNIPGVTQTIPTAIYIAIDSGNMKMAWLWVISIVFISFVMLLIVRTKQD comes from the coding sequence ATGGATTTACTACTAAATAAGGATTTCGTGCAAGAATTTTTGAGTCCCGTCTGGTTATCTTTGAAAATAGCCTCCATAGCTGGCGTTGTTGTTATTATAATGGGAACATTGGCAGCACGACTTTTAGCCAGAAATTCTTTTAAGGGAAAAGCCATTTTGGAAACAATTCTGATGCTTCCGATGGTACTCCCTCCAACAGTTGTTGGATTTTTTCTTATTGTCATCTTCGGAAAAAACAGCATGATTGGACAGGCGATTGAATGGCTTTTTAAACAGCCTGTAATATTCACTTGGTGGGCCGCCGTGATTGCTTCAATCGTTGTTGCTTTTCCTCTAATGTATCAGTCCGCAAAATCGGGATTCCAGGGAGTGAACCTTGAGATTGAAGAAGCGGCTAGGATAGATGGAGCGAATGAATGGAGGATTTTCATCTTCATCTCTGTTCCCTTAGCTTCAAGGGCCCTTGTTTCCGGAAGCATATTAAGCTTTGCACGGGCATTGGGTGAATTTGGTGCTACATTAATGTTCGCCGGTAACATCCCTGGAGTCACACAGACAATTCCTACGGCCATTTATATAGCGATTGATTCCGGTAATATGAAAATGGCGTGGTTGTGGGTCATTTCCATTGTCTTTATTTCCTTTGTGATGTTGCTAATCGTCAGAACAAAACAAGATTAA
- the modA gene encoding molybdate ABC transporter substrate-binding protein: MQKRQKFFGVLLSLLMMTAACANKQHTDQGSDQQETETSSGHRETVELTISAAASLKDAMDAIQQSYKEEHPEVSLKFNFGGSGSLQQQITQGAPVDLFFSAAEDKFDLLVEEGNIAKEDGLDLLGNELVLVVPLGDPLIESFEDLTKVDKMSIGTPETVPAGKYAKESLENMDIWNDVESKVVYAKDVRQVLSYVETGNVDAGIVYKTDALLSDKVEIIVSAEPSTHAPIIYPVGIITDSKQYEAAKEFHNYLQGEDAIKVFKEYGFTTK, encoded by the coding sequence ATGCAAAAGCGACAGAAGTTCTTCGGTGTTCTTTTATCTTTACTTATGATGACAGCAGCATGTGCTAATAAACAGCATACTGATCAAGGTTCAGACCAACAGGAAACAGAGACATCCTCTGGACATAGGGAAACTGTTGAATTAACCATTTCAGCTGCGGCTAGTCTGAAAGATGCTATGGATGCAATTCAACAGTCATATAAAGAGGAGCATCCCGAAGTTTCGTTGAAATTCAACTTCGGTGGTTCCGGCTCTTTGCAGCAGCAAATCACCCAGGGGGCGCCGGTCGACCTGTTTTTCTCTGCTGCCGAAGATAAGTTCGATTTATTGGTAGAGGAAGGAAATATTGCAAAGGAAGACGGATTAGACCTTCTAGGAAATGAACTTGTTTTAGTTGTTCCACTAGGAGACCCGTTGATTGAAAGTTTCGAAGACCTTACAAAAGTAGATAAAATGTCCATCGGAACGCCGGAAACAGTGCCTGCAGGAAAATATGCAAAAGAGTCACTTGAGAATATGGATATCTGGAATGATGTGGAGTCAAAAGTAGTTTATGCGAAAGATGTCCGTCAAGTCTTGTCTTACGTTGAAACCGGCAATGTTGATGCTGGAATTGTATACAAAACGGATGCCTTACTTTCAGATAAAGTAGAAATCATTGTATCCGCCGAACCTTCTACACACGCTCCTATTATTTATCCTGTCGGGATCATTACGGACTCAAAACAATACGAAGCTGCGAAAGAATTTCACAATTACTTACAAGGCGAAGACGCAATAAAGGTCTTTAAAGAATATGGATTTACTACTAAATAA
- a CDS encoding ABC transporter ATP-binding protein: MVKLRLQHLYKTYHNNIAAVKDFNLDISDKEFIVLVGPSGCGKSTILRLVAGLEDPSQGDILIDGKRMNHISSKNRDIAFVFQNYALYPHMDVYQNMAFGLRSRKFPKAKIDRRIKEALQILGLEEYVNRKPKALSGGQQQRVALGRAIVRDAKVFLMDEPLSNLDAKLRTQMRMEIIKLHQRLQTTTLYVTHDQTEAMTMATRLVVMNDGMIQQVGVPKEVYEKPDNIFVGGFIGSPAMNFFTGIVSEGKIHIGHVSILLPERTNNILYKQGYANKEIILGIRPEDLHDDDSFIESCTGSTINVKIEATELLGAETLIYSQIASQPLIARIDAQSDVTQGQILDLAMDMNRVHFFDPKTENRITLDEE, translated from the coding sequence ATGGTCAAATTACGACTACAGCATCTTTATAAGACTTACCATAATAATATAGCAGCAGTAAAAGATTTCAACCTCGACATTAGTGACAAGGAGTTTATTGTTTTAGTCGGGCCGTCAGGCTGTGGTAAATCTACGATATTGCGCCTTGTTGCCGGACTAGAAGATCCCTCACAAGGAGATATTCTAATTGATGGGAAACGGATGAACCATATTTCTTCAAAAAACCGTGACATCGCGTTTGTTTTCCAAAATTATGCCCTTTACCCGCATATGGACGTCTATCAAAACATGGCATTTGGGCTAAGGAGTCGCAAATTCCCAAAGGCTAAAATTGATCGCCGTATAAAAGAGGCTTTACAGATTCTTGGTCTTGAGGAATATGTAAATCGAAAACCGAAGGCGCTTTCTGGCGGGCAACAACAACGTGTAGCATTGGGCCGCGCCATCGTTCGCGATGCGAAAGTGTTCTTAATGGACGAGCCCTTATCCAACTTAGACGCAAAACTCCGTACACAAATGCGAATGGAAATTATTAAACTGCATCAACGCTTACAAACCACAACTCTTTACGTTACGCATGACCAGACCGAAGCCATGACAATGGCAACACGCCTTGTCGTGATGAATGACGGCATGATTCAGCAAGTCGGAGTTCCGAAAGAAGTATATGAAAAACCCGATAACATTTTTGTCGGGGGCTTTATCGGTTCACCTGCGATGAACTTTTTTACTGGTATCGTGTCGGAAGGAAAAATACATATAGGTCATGTTTCTATCTTACTCCCAGAAAGAACTAATAATATTCTATATAAGCAGGGCTATGCAAACAAAGAAATTATATTGGGCATTCGCCCGGAAGATCTTCATGATGACGATTCATTCATTGAAAGCTGTACCGGTTCTACCATTAATGTGAAAATAGAGGCGACTGAGCTGCTGGGCGCGGAAACGCTTATATACTCACAAATCGCAAGCCAACCATTGATTGCCCGGATTGACGCACAATCGGATGTTACACAAGGCCAAATTCTGGATTTAGCAATGGATATGAATAGAGTCCACTTTTTCGACCCCAAAACAGAAAATCGTATTACTCTTGATGAAGAGTAG
- a CDS encoding HesB/YadR/YfhF family protein, with protein sequence MELVVTDAAVNWFREEVGLKGDSVKFHGRYGGADPVQFGFSLMFTRNKPIRAVASVRKRGVLLFVEENDLWFFDGHDLHVDYDEKLEELSYTYVK encoded by the coding sequence ATGGAGTTGGTTGTAACTGATGCGGCTGTTAACTGGTTTCGAGAAGAGGTTGGTTTGAAAGGGGATTCAGTGAAATTCCATGGGAGATATGGAGGCGCCGATCCCGTTCAATTTGGATTCTCTTTGATGTTTACAAGGAATAAACCAATTCGTGCTGTTGCGAGCGTCCGGAAAAGAGGGGTGTTGCTATTTGTCGAAGAGAACGACTTATGGTTTTTCGATGGGCATGACCTGCACGTGGATTATGATGAGAAGCTGGAGGAGCTTAGCTATACATACGTCAAGTAA
- a CDS encoding LysR family transcriptional regulator, with protein sequence MEFKDLEIFQMVAQKGTITEAAKELSYVQSNITSRIKKLETEMNTALFNRHNRGMTLTPEGKKLLVYCEKILSLTYEMKKVVQSKTEPAGKLEIGSVETVIKLPVILSAYSKKYKNVDLSLLTGVTEQLQQDVLNHHLDGAFITEIDQHPELVSHDVFQEELVILSDKSKTSVEQLKKEPFLCFSKGCGYRARLETWYKDQNITPQKVMEFGTLETILGSVVMGLGITFVPKSAVSHLAEKELVHCHYLPEKYSKINTVFIRRKDAYLTSTLEKFIETFEHGNEEPAYPIGF encoded by the coding sequence GTGGAATTTAAAGACTTGGAAATCTTTCAAATGGTTGCCCAGAAAGGGACGATTACAGAAGCTGCGAAAGAACTAAGCTACGTCCAGTCCAATATTACATCCAGAATCAAGAAGCTGGAAACCGAGATGAATACGGCTCTTTTTAACCGTCACAACCGCGGAATGACATTAACACCTGAAGGAAAAAAACTGCTCGTCTATTGCGAGAAAATCCTATCGCTAACATATGAAATGAAAAAAGTCGTCCAAAGTAAAACGGAACCCGCAGGCAAACTGGAAATCGGTTCCGTGGAAACCGTCATTAAATTACCGGTTATCTTGTCTGCCTATAGTAAAAAATATAAAAACGTAGATTTATCTCTTCTGACAGGTGTGACTGAACAGCTCCAACAAGATGTACTAAATCACCATTTGGATGGTGCGTTCATAACAGAAATCGACCAACACCCTGAACTGGTTTCCCATGACGTTTTTCAAGAAGAGCTAGTCATACTATCAGACAAATCGAAAACGTCAGTGGAGCAATTAAAAAAGGAGCCATTCCTTTGCTTCAGCAAAGGATGCGGCTACCGGGCAAGACTGGAAACCTGGTATAAAGATCAAAACATAACCCCGCAAAAAGTGATGGAATTCGGAACCTTGGAAACAATACTAGGGAGCGTAGTCATGGGTCTTGGCATTACGTTTGTTCCCAAATCAGCCGTCTCCCATTTAGCAGAAAAAGAACTGGTCCACTGTCATTACTTGCCCGAAAAATACAGCAAAATCAATACCGTCTTCATTCGAAGAAAAGATGCGTATTTAACTTCCACCCTTGAAAAGTTTATCGAAACGTTTGAACATGGCAATGAAGAACCCGCTTATCCGATAGGATTTTAG